Part of the Lotus japonicus ecotype B-129 chromosome 6, LjGifu_v1.2 genome, AAAGGTGGTAAGAATGTCTTTCAAACACTCTGCCTCAGCTACCTCTGCTCTAGCAAAAAGAATGCTATCATCAGCAAAAAGCAAATGAGATATCACAGGAGCAGACCTGGCAACCTTAATACCTCGAATGCTAGATGCCATAACAACCTTATTAATTAAAGCAGAAAACACTTCAACACAAAGGATAAATAAATATGGTGACAACGGGTCACCTTGTCTCAATCCTCTTCTTGGGGAGAACAAAGGTTGGGGGTTACCGTTCAACATAATTGAAAAAGAGACAGTTGAAACACAACTCATAATTAAGCTTACCCACCTTGTTGGGAATCCCATCATTTGTAAAACTGCTTCCAGAAAGGACCATTCAATTCGGTCATAGGCTTTGGACATGTCCAATTTTCGAGCCATGATGCCATTTCGGCCAGTAATACGCTTTTTCATAAAGTGAAAGCATTCATGTGCAATTAATGCATTATCTGTGATCAACCGCCCTGGAACAAAAGCACTCTGGCTCTCACAAATCAGATCTGGTAAAATAACCTTAAGCCTATTCGCAATAGCTTTCGTAACAATTTTAAAGATAACATTGCACAAGCTTATAGGCCTAAAGTGTGTAGCATGctcagatttttttattttcggaATAAGCACTAATAAAGTATCATAATAATACCTGGTGAAACATCCCCTCGTAAGATACTAAGACAAAAATCAGCTACCTCATCTCCTATGACACTCCAGAATTTCTGAAAAAATAATGCCGGAAGCCCATCCCTCCCTGGAGCTTTTGTTGGGTGCATTTGAAAGAGAGCTTCCTCCACATCATCCTTTGTGAACCCAGCATTCAGGATCTGCAAGTGTCCCTCTGTGATTCGACCTGAAACAAGAGAAGAAACTTCCTCCACCCGAGATGGGTTAGAGGTGGCAAACAATTGCATAAAATAGTCCATAAGGACCTTTGAAATATCACGATCATCTATAAATTTCCTTCCATTGTCATCCTTAATCAGTTCTATGAGGTTCCTCTTTCGTCGCTGCGTTGCTTTTTTGTGGAAGAAGCTAGTATTCCGATCGCCGTGTGCCAACCAAGAAGCTCTAGATCGTTGCCCCCACCAAATCTCTTCTTGCTCAAGCAAAGCATCAAGCTCCTTTTCTGCCCCTTGCATAGAGAGAATTACTTGTTCTGTCTGCTGCTGCCACTGTAAATTTtgtaaaggcttaattgcagttttcgtccctgatctatacctcttgtgcaattttgatcccctttatttaaaaggagcaATTTTGGTACACCAAAGATTAGAACGTGTCAATTGAGTCCTTCCGTTAGTATGCTGTTAAATTGTTAACGGACGTTACCCACGTGGACGTCATTAATGACATAGACATGAGTTTTGTCATTAGGATGCCACAtcataaataaaacaaataaataaataaaacataaaaaataaataaagaaatttgaaataatataacaattaaattgaattaaaatatCAGTTTAAATCACACTTTTCTTCATAAACGAAGAATGAAAtgtgtacccaaaaaaaaaaaagcgaaGCATGAGATGATTGAACCAGATCTGtatcatcttcaacctccaaCCCACCACTCCATTCACCCTAATACCATCTTCAACCCACAGCACCACCACTAGTTTCATGCCACCgcactcctcctcctcttcttcgtcttcttcTCACCACCGCACGCCACAACCCAAATCATCTCTATCAGGAAACCAAATCACCCTCCTAAAGCCCCTTCCTTGCAAAACCTAGATGATCAAATCCAGGTCCTAGTTCTTAAAGGTCCCTTCTAAGACGCCACTCCCTCAGAGCTCCCTTCACCGAACCCAAATGCAACCAGATCATTCCCACCATGACAGCACCAGATCGAGAGCCTAGTTCtctattttctcttcttctctgttcTGCTCTtcgattttctgggtttttggtgAAGCTCGATGGCCATGGTGGTGAAACAAGGTGGCTTTAGTGAGAAAGTGGTGACTTTCTGGTGGAGGCAGCGAAAAACCCTTCATCGTCTCAATCTCTCCTATCGTTTGGGTTGAAATTCTGGGCTTGGGTTTCTGATTTGTGATTCTGGGTTTCTGAAATCTAGGGTTCATGTGTGGttgaaagaagaaggtgaagtgGGAAAGAGGGATCGATGATGGTGAATGAAAAATCTGGTGTGGTGCGGTCCAGTGCGATGCttgagtggtggtggtgcggtggagagaggagaagaagaagaagggagtGGTGCTGCCGTGCTGGTGGGGCTGTGTGGAGAGATAAAGAAGGAGGGTTGAAAagataaagaaaattaaaatttaaagaaaattaattattttaaagaatATGACATGGCATTCCAATATCATGTCCACGTCATTAATGAGGTCCACATAGACGACATCTGTTAGCAATTTAACGTTAGACTAACGGAAGGACCCAATTGTCACGTTCTGATATTTGGTGTACcaaaattgctcgttttaaacaaaggggatcAAAATTGCACACAGGGTAtagatcagggacgaaaagtgcaattaagccttttgtAAAATAGCCTGCTGATCAGAGATTTTCCGTGGTAAATCCCCAAATTTTTCCTTCCCCCAGCCATCTAGAGCTCCACTCACTAATGCCAACTTCTCCATTACCGTAGCGCCCTCTTGACACCAATTCTCGGACACCACCTCTTCACATTCCCTTCCTTCTCTCAACCACATTTCCTCAAACCGGAACATTCGCTTTCTGGCTAGTTCCTTTCTCCTCCTATAAGTGTCACAGGTCAAGAGAAGGGGGCTATGATCTGAACGGTGCTTCTGCATGTGTGAAACAAAAGTAGAGGCCCATAGCGCATCCCATGCACTATTAGTAAGAGCAAAATTAATCCTCTCCTGAATATTATTCGACGCTTCCTGTTTGTTGGACCAAGTAAACCTGTACCCTGAAAAATCAACCTCATGTAAATCACAACTGCTACACATTTGAGTCACCCACTGCAAATGGTCATAGTTAGGGGGTCACCACCTGACTTGTCTGTCGGAGACACCAAATCATTAAAATCACCAATCACTAGACAAGGGCGAGCCGAGCCGCCGAGCAGACCTCTAATCAAATTCCAAGTATCCCTCTTCCTCCGATTATCCGGAAAACCATAAACCCCAATCAACGTCATAGGAAACTGCGTGTCCGGATGCAATATAGTACACATAATATGGTTGAGAGAAGAGTTAATAATCTCCAGCTCCAAATCATGTCGCCACCACATACACAAACCTCCTCCTCTGGATTTTCCATTACCAGCACAACCTACCGGAAAAACATTTGACATTCCCCCAAGGCGACGCCGCCGTTGGGCCTCTGCTGCATGTAAACAAGTCTCAGAAACAAACACCACATCGGGAACTTTGGAGTGGATGAGCTTAATCAAAGCCTGCTCTGTCGGTAGGTTCTCAAGCCCCCGACAGTTCCACGAAAAGATCCTCATTAAGCAGTCCCGCCCACCTCAATTAGTTTTCTTATTACTAATGGTTAAGATGTTTTTGAATTTTGACGtcaaaataataaattacaCTTTGGTTTTGACACCTCTAATTTCTCTTTCGGTAGTTGTTATTACCACCCCAATTAATTCTCCCATTAGTAAGTGCATAGTGTCCGATATATAAAAAATGGACCATATACGTGAtctaagttcaaaaaaaataaatttgcaACTTCATATAATGCTTTCCATTAGCTTAGTTAAACAAAtcgttcaatttttttatgCTTCGAAAAAACAAatcgttcaattttttttttagtacatcggaAAGCAGACAACAAAACGAAAAGAAACTAAGGCACAACTAGCTTGTCCCTCATCAAGAGCAGATCCAGTTCTGGGGATGGATTTTCCACTACCCGAAAGTCTGGCTCAGGAGCAGAGCTTCCTTGTCTTGCTAGATAGTCAGCTGAAAAATTGGTCTCACGATTGATCCAAGCTAGCTTGATAGTCCAATCCCTGGCCAACAATCCTTTGATTTCGAGCAAAGTAGTAGCATGTGAATGCAGCCTCACACGGTCCTCATCATGCAACACCTCCTTAAGCATTTGACAATCTATTTCACATAAGACCAATCGGTAGCCACGATTCCAGGCAAACATCAACCCATCCCGCAAGGCTTTAAACATTCTATCATTACTTTTTTCCTTActctttatttatattttaactaGCGGAACTACCCGTGTCCTGCACGGGTAacttttgttatttacaatttaaatttcgtgtaatattttgttttgtatctttttagtaaatatgtTTTAACAATCGTTTCAATTATATGTTTTTAATAGTGATAATTGTGTATTAATCTACCATAATTTATTACTTataaatttttacttatttaaatatgaaaaaattaaatattttaaattataagacttaaattcattcaaatttttgtatatacattaaatcaatatttttaattttttaatacatgtttaattattaatatttgattgattatttttcatatcaatgtttctatttataataatattaacaataataataacatataatttgattcaaaattttaatttcaaagagaaatcaatatttaacaacaaaatgaaactCCACTTCTTATAAAACTCAAATAAAATCACAGGAAAAAATCACCAGATTAAAAAAaccaatataatagataatttacgaaaattatttagatccaaagacttctcttatttttgaataaagtctcacatgactattacttttaagtttCAACTTGTTCCCCCTTTTTGTCTCTGTCTCTTCGATCATACCTTTGGTAACCACCGCCTACCAGGGACGATGGAGGAAAAATCCATTTTATCAATCCATGCAGATAAATTGAAGGATTTATGTCTCTCCccttcatgatttaaaaaaaggGTGAACCAATATATAATGGTGAATCGAAAATTAAAGAATGAGTAAAAATAGGATCATGAATtataggggtgttcataaccgaaccaaaccaattaaaactgttcaaaccgatccaaaaaacaaaaaaccaaaaaaactgataaccaaaaaaactgaaaaccgcAAAAACCTATGTTTTGTTAATGGATCGGTTTGGTTTTTAGTTCCCATGTTCAAGATCGAACAAATCCAAACCAAACCGAAAGTATTTATtgatttaaattttgacat contains:
- the LOC130724748 gene encoding uncharacterized protein LOC130724748 is translated as MRIFSWNCRGLENLPTEQALIKLIHSKVPDVVFVSETCLHAAEAQRRRRLGGMSNVFPVGCAGNGKSRGGGLCMWWRHDLELEIINSSLNHIMCTILHPDTQFPMTLIGVYGFPDNRRKRDTWNLIRGLLGGSARPCLVIGDFNDLVSPTDKSGYRFTWSNKQEASNNIQERINFALTNSAWDALWASTFVSHMQKHRSDHSPLLLTCDTYRRRKELARKRMFRFEEMWLREGRECEEVVSENWCQEGATVMEKLALVSGALDGWGKEKFGDLPRKISDQQAILQKA
- the LOC130724749 gene encoding uncharacterized protein LOC130724749 translates to MFKALRDGLMFAWNRGYRLVLCEIDCQMLKEVLHDEDRVRLHSHATTLLEIKGLLARDWTIKLAWINRETNFSADYLARQGSSAPEPDFRVVENPSPELDLLLMRDKLVVP